Proteins from one Phocoena sinus isolate mPhoSin1 chromosome 8, mPhoSin1.pri, whole genome shotgun sequence genomic window:
- the RAB3IL1 gene encoding guanine nucleotide exchange factor for Rab-3A isoform X2, whose protein sequence is MDPAKERTECPAREKCPVFLAMSSGTVRYAPSGLGLALKGNLGEQPWDTDSQPHPDEGHPPPLEAVPVPWKSVGPCKSHRDSDLVETPAGKEAQGEEDPAATRLDVLRLRSSSMEIREKGSEFLKEELHKAQKELKLKDAECERLCRVRGQLERELEELTASLFEEAHKMVREANMKQAASEKQLKETRGKIDMLQAEVTALKTLVITSTPASPNRELHPQLLSPTKAGPRKGHLRHNSTSSALCPAVCTAVGHAPSPDKEGKEVDTTLFAEFQAWRESPTLDKTSPFLERVYREDVGPCLDFTMQELSALVRAAVEDNTLTIEPVASQTLPAVKVAAVECGRTNGFRAPIDTTCALSGLACACRHRIRLGDSESHYYISPSSRARITAVCNFFTYIRYIQQGLVRQDAEPMFWEITRLRKEMSLAKLGFFPQEA, encoded by the exons ATGGACCCCGCTAAGGAACGCACTGAGTGCCCTGCCCGAGAAAAATGCCCTGTGTTCCTGGCAATGAGCTCAGGGACTGTCCGCTACGCCCCATCAGGTTTGGGCCTTGCACTCAAGGGCAACTTGGGAGAGCAGCCCTGGGACACAGACAG CCAGCCCCACCCGGACGAGGGCCACCCACCGCCCCTTGAAGCTGTCCCAGTCCCCTGGAAGAGTGTGGGCCCCTGCAAAAGCCACAGGGATTCAGACCTGGTGGAGACCCCTGCAGGGAAGGAAGCCCAAGGCGAGGAGGACCCTGCGGCCACCCGGCTGGACGTGTTGCGTCTGCGTAGCTCTTCCATGGAGATCCGAGAGAAGGGCTCAGAGTTCCTGAAGGAGGAGCTGCACAAAGCCCAGAAG GAGCTGAAGCTGAAGGATGCGGAGTGTGAGCGGCTGTGCAGGGTGCGCGGGCAGCTGGAACGGGAGCTGGAGGAGCTGACGGCCAGCCTGTTCGAG GAAGCCCACAAGATGGTCCGAGAAGCCAACATGAAGCAGGCGGCGTCAGAAAAGCAGCTGAAGGAGACGCGGGGCAAG ATCGACATGCTGCAAGCAGAGGTGACAGCCTTGAAGACACTGGTCATCACGTCCACACCAGCCTCTCCTAACCGCGAGCTCCACCCACAGCTGCTCAGCCCCACCAAGGCCGGACCCCGCAAGGGCCACTTGCGTCATAATAGCACCAGCAGCGCCCTCTGCCCCGCCGTGTGCACCGCGGTAGGACACGCCCCCAGCCCGGACAAGGAGGGCAAAGAG GTGGACACGACACTGTTTGCAGAGTTCCAGGCCTGGAGGGAATCGCCCACCCTGGACAAGACCTCCCCCTTCCTGGAAAGGGTGTACCGGGAAGACGTGGGCCCCTGCCTGGACTTCACCATGCAGGAG CTCTCAGCCCTGGTACGGGCCGCCGTGGAGGACAACACGCTCACCATCGAGCCCGTGGCTTCACAAACACTGCCCGCGGTGAAGGTGGCCGCTGTCGAGTGTGGCCGCACCAA TGGGTTCCGGGCCCCGATTGACAC TACATGTGCCCTGAGTGGCCTGGCCTGCGCCTGTCGTCACCGAATCCGGCTTGGGGACTCCGAGAGCCACTACTACATCTCACCGTCCTCCCGGGCCAGA ATCACGGCCGTGTGCAACTTCTTCACCTACATCCGCTACATCCAGCAAGGCCTGGTGCGGCAGGACG CGGAGCCCATGTTCTGGGAGATCACAAGGCTGAGGAAGGAGATGTCGCTGGCCAAGCTTGGCTTCTTCCCCCAGGAGGCCTAG
- the RAB3IL1 gene encoding guanine nucleotide exchange factor for Rab-3A isoform X4 codes for MWSGQPHPDEGHPPPLEAVPVPWKSVGPCKSHRDSDLVETPAGKEAQGEEDPAATRLDVLRLRSSSMEIREKGSEFLKEELHKAQKELKLKDAECERLCRVRGQLERELEELTASLFEEAHKMVREANMKQAASEKQLKETRGKIDMLQAEVTALKTLVITSTPASPNRELHPQLLSPTKAGPRKGHLRHNSTSSALCPAVCTAVGHAPSPDKEGKEVDTTLFAEFQAWRESPTLDKTSPFLERVYREDVGPCLDFTMQELSALVRAAVEDNTLTIEPVASQTLPAVKVAAVECGRTNGFRAPIDTTCALSGLACACRHRIRLGDSESHYYISPSSRARITAVCNFFTYIRYIQQGLVRQDAEPMFWEITRLRKEMSLAKLGFFPQEA; via the exons ATGTGGAGCGG CCAGCCCCACCCGGACGAGGGCCACCCACCGCCCCTTGAAGCTGTCCCAGTCCCCTGGAAGAGTGTGGGCCCCTGCAAAAGCCACAGGGATTCAGACCTGGTGGAGACCCCTGCAGGGAAGGAAGCCCAAGGCGAGGAGGACCCTGCGGCCACCCGGCTGGACGTGTTGCGTCTGCGTAGCTCTTCCATGGAGATCCGAGAGAAGGGCTCAGAGTTCCTGAAGGAGGAGCTGCACAAAGCCCAGAAG GAGCTGAAGCTGAAGGATGCGGAGTGTGAGCGGCTGTGCAGGGTGCGCGGGCAGCTGGAACGGGAGCTGGAGGAGCTGACGGCCAGCCTGTTCGAG GAAGCCCACAAGATGGTCCGAGAAGCCAACATGAAGCAGGCGGCGTCAGAAAAGCAGCTGAAGGAGACGCGGGGCAAG ATCGACATGCTGCAAGCAGAGGTGACAGCCTTGAAGACACTGGTCATCACGTCCACACCAGCCTCTCCTAACCGCGAGCTCCACCCACAGCTGCTCAGCCCCACCAAGGCCGGACCCCGCAAGGGCCACTTGCGTCATAATAGCACCAGCAGCGCCCTCTGCCCCGCCGTGTGCACCGCGGTAGGACACGCCCCCAGCCCGGACAAGGAGGGCAAAGAG GTGGACACGACACTGTTTGCAGAGTTCCAGGCCTGGAGGGAATCGCCCACCCTGGACAAGACCTCCCCCTTCCTGGAAAGGGTGTACCGGGAAGACGTGGGCCCCTGCCTGGACTTCACCATGCAGGAG CTCTCAGCCCTGGTACGGGCCGCCGTGGAGGACAACACGCTCACCATCGAGCCCGTGGCTTCACAAACACTGCCCGCGGTGAAGGTGGCCGCTGTCGAGTGTGGCCGCACCAA TGGGTTCCGGGCCCCGATTGACAC TACATGTGCCCTGAGTGGCCTGGCCTGCGCCTGTCGTCACCGAATCCGGCTTGGGGACTCCGAGAGCCACTACTACATCTCACCGTCCTCCCGGGCCAGA ATCACGGCCGTGTGCAACTTCTTCACCTACATCCGCTACATCCAGCAAGGCCTGGTGCGGCAGGACG CGGAGCCCATGTTCTGGGAGATCACAAGGCTGAGGAAGGAGATGTCGCTGGCCAAGCTTGGCTTCTTCCCCCAGGAGGCCTAG
- the RAB3IL1 gene encoding guanine nucleotide exchange factor for Rab-3A isoform X1 has translation MDPAKERTECPAREKCPVFLAMSSGTVRYAPSGLGLALKGNLGEQPWDTDSQPHPDEGHPPPLEAVPVPWKSVGPCKSHRDSDLVETPAGKEAQGEEDPAATRLDVLRLRSSSMEIREKGSEFLKEELHKAQKELKLKDAECERLCRVRGQLERELEELTASLFEEAHKMVREANMKQAASEKQLKETRGKIDMLQAEVTALKTLVITSTPASPNRELHPQLLSPTKAGPRKGHLRHNSTSSALCPAVCTAVGHAPSPDKEGKEVDTTLFAEFQAWRESPTLDKTSPFLERVYREDVGPCLDFTMQELSALVRAAVEDNTLTIEPVASQTLPAVKVAAVECGRTNGFRAPIDTTCALSGLACACRHRIRLGDSESHYYISPSSRARVSHPMGVLPGSLEAPWAGTLSPRLHNLQSTEQGTGSERSRPCATSSPTSATSSKAWCGRTRSPCSGRSQG, from the exons ATGGACCCCGCTAAGGAACGCACTGAGTGCCCTGCCCGAGAAAAATGCCCTGTGTTCCTGGCAATGAGCTCAGGGACTGTCCGCTACGCCCCATCAGGTTTGGGCCTTGCACTCAAGGGCAACTTGGGAGAGCAGCCCTGGGACACAGACAG CCAGCCCCACCCGGACGAGGGCCACCCACCGCCCCTTGAAGCTGTCCCAGTCCCCTGGAAGAGTGTGGGCCCCTGCAAAAGCCACAGGGATTCAGACCTGGTGGAGACCCCTGCAGGGAAGGAAGCCCAAGGCGAGGAGGACCCTGCGGCCACCCGGCTGGACGTGTTGCGTCTGCGTAGCTCTTCCATGGAGATCCGAGAGAAGGGCTCAGAGTTCCTGAAGGAGGAGCTGCACAAAGCCCAGAAG GAGCTGAAGCTGAAGGATGCGGAGTGTGAGCGGCTGTGCAGGGTGCGCGGGCAGCTGGAACGGGAGCTGGAGGAGCTGACGGCCAGCCTGTTCGAG GAAGCCCACAAGATGGTCCGAGAAGCCAACATGAAGCAGGCGGCGTCAGAAAAGCAGCTGAAGGAGACGCGGGGCAAG ATCGACATGCTGCAAGCAGAGGTGACAGCCTTGAAGACACTGGTCATCACGTCCACACCAGCCTCTCCTAACCGCGAGCTCCACCCACAGCTGCTCAGCCCCACCAAGGCCGGACCCCGCAAGGGCCACTTGCGTCATAATAGCACCAGCAGCGCCCTCTGCCCCGCCGTGTGCACCGCGGTAGGACACGCCCCCAGCCCGGACAAGGAGGGCAAAGAG GTGGACACGACACTGTTTGCAGAGTTCCAGGCCTGGAGGGAATCGCCCACCCTGGACAAGACCTCCCCCTTCCTGGAAAGGGTGTACCGGGAAGACGTGGGCCCCTGCCTGGACTTCACCATGCAGGAG CTCTCAGCCCTGGTACGGGCCGCCGTGGAGGACAACACGCTCACCATCGAGCCCGTGGCTTCACAAACACTGCCCGCGGTGAAGGTGGCCGCTGTCGAGTGTGGCCGCACCAA TGGGTTCCGGGCCCCGATTGACAC TACATGTGCCCTGAGTGGCCTGGCCTGCGCCTGTCGTCACCGAATCCGGCTTGGGGACTCCGAGAGCCACTACTACATCTCACCGTCCTCCCGGGCCAGAGTGAGTCATCCAATGGGAGTGTTACCTGGCTCCTTAGAGGCTCCCTGGGCTGGGACTCTGAGCCCCAGGCTGCACAACCTACAATCTACAGAgcagggcacaggctcagagag ATCACGGCCGTGTGCAACTTCTTCACCTACATCCGCTACATCCAGCAAGGCCTGGTGCGGCAGGACG CGGAGCCCATGTTCTGGGAGATCACAAGGCTGA
- the RAB3IL1 gene encoding guanine nucleotide exchange factor for Rab-3A isoform X3, translating into MWSGQPHPDEGHPPPLEAVPVPWKSVGPCKSHRDSDLVETPAGKEAQGEEDPAATRLDVLRLRSSSMEIREKGSEFLKEELHKAQKELKLKDAECERLCRVRGQLERELEELTASLFEEAHKMVREANMKQAASEKQLKETRGKIDMLQAEVTALKTLVITSTPASPNRELHPQLLSPTKAGPRKGHLRHNSTSSALCPAVCTAVGHAPSPDKEGKEVDTTLFAEFQAWRESPTLDKTSPFLERVYREDVGPCLDFTMQELSALVRAAVEDNTLTIEPVASQTLPAVKVAAVECGRTNGFRAPIDTTCALSGLACACRHRIRLGDSESHYYISPSSRARVSHPMGVLPGSLEAPWAGTLSPRLHNLQSTEQGTGSERSRPCATSSPTSATSSKAWCGRTRSPCSGRSQG; encoded by the exons ATGTGGAGCGG CCAGCCCCACCCGGACGAGGGCCACCCACCGCCCCTTGAAGCTGTCCCAGTCCCCTGGAAGAGTGTGGGCCCCTGCAAAAGCCACAGGGATTCAGACCTGGTGGAGACCCCTGCAGGGAAGGAAGCCCAAGGCGAGGAGGACCCTGCGGCCACCCGGCTGGACGTGTTGCGTCTGCGTAGCTCTTCCATGGAGATCCGAGAGAAGGGCTCAGAGTTCCTGAAGGAGGAGCTGCACAAAGCCCAGAAG GAGCTGAAGCTGAAGGATGCGGAGTGTGAGCGGCTGTGCAGGGTGCGCGGGCAGCTGGAACGGGAGCTGGAGGAGCTGACGGCCAGCCTGTTCGAG GAAGCCCACAAGATGGTCCGAGAAGCCAACATGAAGCAGGCGGCGTCAGAAAAGCAGCTGAAGGAGACGCGGGGCAAG ATCGACATGCTGCAAGCAGAGGTGACAGCCTTGAAGACACTGGTCATCACGTCCACACCAGCCTCTCCTAACCGCGAGCTCCACCCACAGCTGCTCAGCCCCACCAAGGCCGGACCCCGCAAGGGCCACTTGCGTCATAATAGCACCAGCAGCGCCCTCTGCCCCGCCGTGTGCACCGCGGTAGGACACGCCCCCAGCCCGGACAAGGAGGGCAAAGAG GTGGACACGACACTGTTTGCAGAGTTCCAGGCCTGGAGGGAATCGCCCACCCTGGACAAGACCTCCCCCTTCCTGGAAAGGGTGTACCGGGAAGACGTGGGCCCCTGCCTGGACTTCACCATGCAGGAG CTCTCAGCCCTGGTACGGGCCGCCGTGGAGGACAACACGCTCACCATCGAGCCCGTGGCTTCACAAACACTGCCCGCGGTGAAGGTGGCCGCTGTCGAGTGTGGCCGCACCAA TGGGTTCCGGGCCCCGATTGACAC TACATGTGCCCTGAGTGGCCTGGCCTGCGCCTGTCGTCACCGAATCCGGCTTGGGGACTCCGAGAGCCACTACTACATCTCACCGTCCTCCCGGGCCAGAGTGAGTCATCCAATGGGAGTGTTACCTGGCTCCTTAGAGGCTCCCTGGGCTGGGACTCTGAGCCCCAGGCTGCACAACCTACAATCTACAGAgcagggcacaggctcagagag ATCACGGCCGTGTGCAACTTCTTCACCTACATCCGCTACATCCAGCAAGGCCTGGTGCGGCAGGACG CGGAGCCCATGTTCTGGGAGATCACAAGGCTGA